The Candidatus Dechloromonas phosphoritropha genome includes a region encoding these proteins:
- a CDS encoding IS256 family transposase yields the protein MTGYEVSVGTDLLPGLLNGQDGLAKLVEAVLNQVLEAQVTETLGATRHERTDERAGYRNGYRPRTLYTRVGPVTLLVPQTRDGSFSTDIFKRYQRSEQAFVLALMEMVVHGVSTRKVSAITEELCGASFSKSMVSALCAGLEPRVSAFNERRLDGEYPFVLVDALLIKSRQEDRVVSRAVLTVSGIRSDGFREILGVRIGDTESFATWDETFRWLRGRGLKGTQFIISDDHGGLREAAARHFQGASWQRCQVHLMRNILGQCNTRHRAEVAAAVKLVLQAPDLVEAKRRLAEFTERFAKSAPKAVACLEAGFEDAMAVMVLPEKYRKRLRTTNMQERLNEEIRRRERVIRIFPNDESALRLIGALLAEQNEAWQERKYLDMDEFKEWAASRAAASEGNNVVALAS from the coding sequence ATGACTGGGTATGAGGTTAGCGTAGGAACGGACTTGCTGCCAGGGCTTTTAAACGGGCAGGACGGGCTGGCGAAACTGGTGGAAGCGGTGCTCAATCAAGTACTGGAGGCGCAGGTGACGGAAACGCTGGGGGCGACGCGGCACGAGCGCACGGACGAACGGGCCGGCTATCGCAACGGCTACCGGCCACGCACCCTTTACACGCGGGTTGGGCCGGTGACGCTGCTGGTGCCGCAGACGCGGGACGGCAGCTTTTCGACGGACATCTTCAAGCGCTACCAGCGGAGCGAGCAGGCCTTCGTTCTGGCGCTCATGGAAATGGTCGTGCACGGTGTCTCGACGCGCAAGGTCTCGGCGATCACCGAAGAGCTGTGCGGCGCCAGCTTCTCCAAATCGATGGTGAGCGCACTGTGCGCCGGACTGGAACCGCGGGTCAGCGCGTTCAACGAACGGCGGCTGGACGGCGAGTATCCCTTCGTGCTGGTCGATGCCCTGTTGATCAAGAGTCGGCAAGAAGATCGTGTGGTTTCGCGTGCCGTGCTGACCGTCTCAGGCATCCGCTCCGATGGCTTCCGGGAGATTCTGGGCGTGCGGATCGGCGACACCGAGAGCTTCGCCACCTGGGACGAGACCTTCCGCTGGCTCAGAGGGCGCGGCCTCAAGGGCACGCAGTTCATCATCTCGGACGACCACGGCGGCCTGCGTGAAGCGGCAGCGCGGCACTTTCAGGGGGCCAGCTGGCAACGCTGTCAGGTGCATCTGATGCGCAACATTCTGGGCCAATGCAACACCCGCCACCGCGCCGAGGTGGCAGCTGCCGTCAAGCTCGTGCTGCAGGCGCCCGATTTGGTCGAGGCCAAGCGCCGCCTGGCGGAATTCACCGAGCGCTTCGCCAAGAGCGCCCCCAAAGCGGTGGCCTGCCTCGAAGCAGGATTCGAGGATGCCATGGCGGTAATGGTCTTGCCCGAGAAGTATCGCAAGCGGCTACGCACAACGAACATGCAGGAGCGGCTCAACGAGGAAATTCGCCGGCGGGAGCGCGTGATCCGCATCTTCCCCAACGACGAGTCAGCCTTGCGCCTGATCGGCGCTCTGCTGGCCGAACAGAATGAGGCTTGGCAGGAACGGAAGTACCTCGACATGGATGAATTCAAGGAGTGGGCGGCTTCCCGCGCCGCAGCTAGCGAGGGCAACAACGTTGTTGCCCTCGCTAGCTGA
- a CDS encoding site-specific integrase, whose product MGNTQSSRFNRIDWLVEGPFAPHIDAYKQYLTERGYAANTFSSCMRSIAHFAQWTRSRRLQVRRIDEPVVAEFLDRHLPECRCTGPICSDRRSLSESSPKSAVNTLRSDE is encoded by the coding sequence ATGGGAAACACCCAATCATCACGATTCAACCGTATCGACTGGCTTGTCGAGGGCCCTTTCGCGCCTCACATTGATGCGTACAAGCAGTACCTGACTGAGCGTGGGTACGCGGCGAACACGTTCAGCAGTTGCATGCGCAGCATTGCCCACTTCGCCCAATGGACGCGTAGCCGACGTCTGCAGGTCCGGCGCATTGACGAACCAGTCGTTGCCGAATTCCTTGACAGGCATCTTCCTGAATGCCGATGCACCGGTCCGATTTGTAGTGATCGTCGCAGTCTGAGCGAGTCAAGTCCAAAATCTGCTGTAAATACTCTTCGATCCGATGAATGA
- a CDS encoding site-specific integrase: protein MTPLRRRMLEDMGIRNLAMNTRLSYVQQVAAYARYFHRPPEELGPEEIRTYQLYLIETRKLAPSSVGLATGALRFLYKVTLKRPWSVEEIPMPKRPFKLPVILSREEVMHFLDSVGSLKHRTLLTAAYAAGLRVSEATHLKVTDIDSQRMMLRVAQGKGQKDRYVMLSPRLLETLRLYWKAEHPRLWLFPGDLPGQPITRGAVTLACQKAHRASGIAKPITAHSLRHAFATHLLESGTDVRTIQLLLGHRSLATTSRYLKVAASTVCATTSPFDLLPKVEPPPLTPTPPAHF, encoded by the coding sequence ATGACCCCACTACGCCGGCGCATGCTCGAAGACATGGGCATTCGCAATCTCGCCATGAACACCCGATTGTCCTACGTACAACAGGTCGCTGCATACGCAAGATACTTTCACCGTCCGCCGGAGGAACTCGGGCCGGAAGAGATCCGAACCTACCAACTATATCTGATTGAGACCCGGAAGCTCGCGCCGAGCAGCGTGGGCCTGGCGACCGGTGCGTTGCGCTTCCTCTACAAGGTGACGCTCAAACGGCCTTGGTCCGTCGAAGAAATTCCGATGCCCAAGCGGCCCTTCAAGCTACCGGTGATCCTCAGCAGAGAGGAAGTGATGCACTTCCTCGACTCGGTAGGCAGTCTCAAGCATCGAACGCTTCTGACGGCCGCCTATGCGGCTGGCCTGCGCGTCTCCGAAGCCACTCACCTCAAGGTGACGGATATCGACAGCCAGCGAATGATGCTCCGGGTCGCCCAAGGGAAGGGACAGAAGGACCGCTATGTGATGCTCTCGCCGCGACTGCTCGAGACCTTGCGGCTGTATTGGAAAGCCGAGCACCCGAGGCTGTGGCTGTTTCCGGGCGATCTGCCAGGTCAGCCGATCACCCGCGGTGCTGTCACGCTGGCCTGCCAGAAAGCCCACCGCGCATCGGGCATCGCCAAGCCGATTACTGCTCACTCGCTGCGTCACGCCTTCGCCACGCACCTGCTTGAGTCCGGCACCGATGTTCGCACCATTCAACTCCTCCTCGGGCACCGCAGTCTGGCCACTACGTCGCGCTACCTGAAGGTGGCGGCCAGTACCGTGTGTGCCACGACCAGTCCCTTTGACCTGTTGCCCAAAGTGGAACCTCCGCCCCTGACACCGACACCGCCTGCTCATTTCTGA
- a CDS encoding IS91 family transposase, translated as MRAIGLELADIFRQTGPRFREDHADALSRGQRRVMSAVERCRTAALGGHVEQCDACGHLRIAFNSCRNRHCPKCQSLVRAQWLDDRHADLLPADYFHVVFTLPEEIAAIAYQNKAVVYDILFHATAETLRTIAVDPKHLGAEIGFIAILHTWGQNLLHHPHLHCVVPGGGLSADGERWIACRPGFFLPVRVLSRLFRRLFLAQLQAAFDAGHLRFFNTLEPLQVPRTFAHYLAPARKVEWVVYAKPPFGGPQHVLEYLGRYTHRVAISNNRLLDFGDGQVRFRWKDYRHESRPKVMCLDDQEFIRRFLLHVLPDGFQRIRHYGFLANRHRAAKLALCRQLLAEPTPVVEIPDVPLDYRDHYQLLTGNSLRDCPKCGRGHMLRIETFLPGTLPRGPPRHG; from the coding sequence TTGCGTGCCATCGGGCTCGAACTGGCGGACATCTTTCGCCAAACCGGGCCCCGTTTCCGCGAGGACCACGCTGACGCGCTCAGTCGCGGGCAGCGCCGCGTCATGAGCGCGGTCGAGCGCTGCCGCACCGCCGCTCTCGGCGGACACGTGGAGCAGTGTGACGCCTGTGGTCACCTGCGCATTGCCTTCAACAGTTGCCGCAATCGGCACTGCCCGAAGTGTCAGTCCCTGGTGCGTGCGCAGTGGCTGGATGATCGCCACGCCGATCTCCTGCCTGCGGATTATTTCCACGTCGTCTTTACGTTGCCAGAGGAGATTGCAGCGATCGCGTATCAGAACAAGGCTGTGGTCTATGACATCCTGTTCCATGCAACTGCCGAGACCTTGCGCACGATCGCGGTGGATCCCAAGCACCTCGGTGCCGAGATCGGCTTCATCGCGATCCTGCACACCTGGGGTCAGAATCTGCTGCATCACCCACATCTGCATTGTGTGGTGCCGGGCGGCGGCTTGAGTGCCGATGGTGAGCGCTGGATCGCCTGCCGTCCGGGGTTCTTTCTGCCGGTGCGGGTGCTCTCGCGGCTCTTTCGCCGGTTGTTTCTGGCGCAGTTACAGGCCGCCTTTGACGCCGGGCACCTACGCTTCTTCAACACTCTCGAACCGCTTCAGGTTCCACGTACGTTCGCCCACTATCTGGCGCCTGCGCGAAAGGTCGAGTGGGTGGTCTACGCCAAGCCGCCGTTTGGCGGTCCTCAGCATGTCCTCGAGTATCTGGGTCGCTACACCCACCGGGTGGCCATCTCGAATAATCGGCTGCTCGACTTTGGCGATGGCCAGGTTCGCTTTCGCTGGAAGGATTACCGCCATGAGTCGCGTCCGAAAGTGATGTGTCTGGATGACCAGGAGTTCATCCGCCGCTTCCTGCTACATGTTTTACCGGACGGGTTTCAACGGATTCGGCATTACGGCTTCCTGGCCAACCGCCACCGCGCGGCCAAGCTGGCCCTCTGCCGGCAGTTGCTCGCCGAACCCACACCCGTGGTCGAGATTCCTGATGTACCGCTCGACTACCGTGACCACTACCAGTTGCTGACCGGCAACTCGCTGCGTGACTGCCCAAAGTGCGGACGTGGCCACATGCTTCGCATTGAAACCTTCCTGCCCGGCACCCTGCCGCGCGGACCACCTCGTCATGGCTGA
- a CDS encoding winged helix-turn-helix transcriptional regulator yields the protein MQHDNVAASLAELGNSHRLAVFRFLVKAGHQGASVGELQKALAIPASTLSHHLSRMANVGLIRQEKHSRTIVCIPEYAHLEGLISFLREECCVGKTDLPSD from the coding sequence ATGCAGCACGATAATGTCGCGGCAAGCTTAGCCGAGCTTGGAAATAGTCACCGGTTGGCAGTGTTTCGTTTTTTAGTGAAAGCCGGGCACCAAGGTGCCTCCGTCGGAGAATTACAGAAAGCCTTGGCTATCCCTGCATCCACATTGTCACATCACCTTTCACGCATGGCCAACGTAGGGCTAATTCGACAGGAAAAGCACAGTCGAACCATTGTGTGTATACCTGAGTATGCACACCTAGAGGGCTTGATCAGCTTCCTCCGGGAAGAGTGCTGTGTTGGTAAGACAGATTTACCTTCAGATTGA